Proteins found in one Labrus bergylta chromosome 8, fLabBer1.1, whole genome shotgun sequence genomic segment:
- the crot gene encoding peroxisomal carnitine O-octanoyltransferase yields the protein MANNLPQSLPERTFQYQSSLPSLPVPTLGISLSKYLDAVRPFASETEYKATLDIVKKFEVGVGEELHQKLLQRSKAKRNWLEDWWLDAAYLELRTPSQLTVNFGGPAPYLEHCWPPAEGTHLQRASIATWHTLQYWNLIRTETLPPQKAGKTALDMDQFRMLFCTCKVPGVKKDTIYNYFKAESEGPCPSHVVVMCRGRIFTFDALCDGKILTPPELLRQLSYVEKVCEGEPEGDGVSALTTEERTCWAMAREHLISIDPHNKTILETIQSSLFVISLDESKPYSSAENYTNMAREALKGNPTIRWGDKSYNSLVFSDGTFGSNCDHAPYDAMVLVSLCWYVDQQLKATEGKWKGSDAVRAIPPPEELVFTVDEKTRSNIRQAKQQYLESTQDLQVVCYAFTAFGKSAIKERKLHPDIFIQLAMQLAYYKLHKGPGSCYETAMTRTFYHGRTETMRPCTEEAVNWCKAMIDPTCDVNARRKAMRLAFLKHSKLMADAQEGKGFDRHLLGLYLIAKEEGRPTPDLFMDPLYARSGGGGNFVLSSSLVGYTTVLGVVAPMVHHGYGFFYRIRDDRIVISVSAWTSYRQTDAASLFNNFSSSMHEMLHLATTSQL from the exons ATGGCCAATAATTTGCCACAATCTCTGCCTGAGCGGACTTTCCAATACCAAAGCAGCCTGCCATCCCTGCCTGTTCCGACACTAGGGATCAGCCTTTCAAAGTATCTGGATGCAG TTCGCCCATTTGCATCTGAGACGGAGTATAAGGCTACATTAGACATTGTGAAGAAATTTGAAGTGGGTGTTGGTGAAGAGCTGcaccagaagctgctgcagagatccaAGGCAAAGAGGAACTGG cTGGAAGACTGGTGGTTAGATGCTGCGTATTTGGAGCTTCGCACCCCCTCTCAGCTGACTGTGAACTTTGGTGGTCCGGCACCCTACCTGGAGCACTGCTGGCCTCCTGCTGAGGGAACTCATCTGCAGAGGGCGAGCATAGCAACATGGCATACACTCCAATACTGGAACCTGATCCGCAC GGAGACGCTGCCTCCTCAGAAAGCTGGTAAAACAGCGTTGGATATGGACCAGTTTAGAATGCTCTTCTGCACCTGCAAAGTACCCGGGGTAAAGAAGGACACCATTTACAACTATTTTAAAGCAG AAAGTGAGGGTCCGTGCCCATCCCATGTGGTAGTGATGTGTCGAGGACGGATCTTCACATTTGATGCACTCTGTGATGGAAAAATCCTCACTCCTCCAGAACTACTCAG GCAGCTGAGCTACGTGGAGAAAGTCTGTGAGGGAGAGCCCGAGGGAGACGGAGTGAGCGCTCTCACCACAGAGGAGAGGACTTGTTGGGCGATG GCCAGGGAGCATCTAATAAGCATTGATCCACACAATAAGACCATCCTGGAGACCATCCAGAGCAGCCTGTTCGTCATTTCTCTGGATGAAAGCAAACCATACTCCTCGGCAGAGAACTACACAAAT ATGGCACGGGAAGCCCTTAAAGGAAACCCCACCATCCGCTGGGGGGACAAATCGTACAACTCACTTGTGTTCTCAGACGGCACTTTTGGATCCAACTGTGAT cATGCACCTTATGATGCCATGGtccttgtgtctttgtgttggtaTGTGGACCAGCAACTCAAAGCTACAGAAGGCAAATGGAAG GGGTCAGACGCAGTCAGAGCGATTCCCCCTCCTGAGGAGCTGGTGTTTACTGTGGACGAAAAAACTCGTAGTAACATCCGTCAAGCCAAACAGCAATACCTGGAGTCG ACACAGGACCTGCAGGTTGTGTGTTATGCCTTTACAGCGTTTGGAAAATCAGCCATTAAAGAGAGGAAGCTGCATCCAGACATCTTCATTCAACTAGCAATGCAGCTAGCCTACTACAAACTGCATAAAGG GCCAGGAAGTTGTTATGAGACCGCAATGACTCGCACGTTCTACCACGGCAGGACAGAGACGATGCGCCCCTGCACTGAGGAGGCTGTGAACTGGTGTAAAGCTATGATAGACCCCACGTGTGAT GTTAATGCCAGGAGGAAAGCCATGAGACTCGCCTTTCTTAAACACAGCAAACTGATGGCTGATGCCCAGGAGGGAAAAG GTTTTGACAGACATCTTCTTGGGCTGTATCTTATCGCCAAAGAGGAGGGACGTCCCACTCCAGATCTCTTCATGGATCCCCTCTATGCAAGGAG tggTGGTGGAGGTAACTTTGTGCTGTCGTCCAGTCTGGTGGGCTACACAACAGTTCTGGGGGTCGTCGCTCCCATGGTGCACCATGGCTATGGCTTTTTCTACCGCATCAGAGATGACAG GATTGTGATCTCTGTCTCAGCGTGGACATCTTACCGTCAGACAGATGCTGCATCACTTTTCAACAACTTCAGTAGCTCCATGCATGAGATGCTCCACCTGGCCACCACATCTCAGCTATAG
- the rpp38 gene encoding ribonuclease P protein subunit p38, giving the protein MATAGKQIKKEIKKTIPSKTSFTSPFTPKWSPLPQEDMHFILNTLTDKLVSTGLEKKEVKVFRPWKKKKDKKNPISITEPHPEVSKDAAVQGSPKNGWTNVAARRQLAIGINEVTKALERNELKLLLVCKSVRPKHMTDHLIALSATRGVPACQVPRLSQSLSVPLGLKSVLALGFRCCASKDDEAFTDTVEAITPRVPSPDVTWLKGAARSVKPEVSVDPEEEQEGAGEKKGQKRKLESDSEVTESASPCTLQPLKVKRIVANPTKKRKRKAKS; this is encoded by the coding sequence ATGGCTACTGCAGGgaagcaaataaaaaaggaaataaaaaaaacaattccatCCAAGACTTCCTTCACCTCACCGTTCACTCCGAAATGGAGCCCACTACCCCAAGAAGACATGCATTTTATCCTGAATACCCTGACGGACAAGCTGGTTTCCACTGGTCTTGAGAAGAAAGAGGTGAAAGTGTTTCGCCcttggaagaaaaagaaagacaagaagaatCCTATCTCCATAACAGAGCCTCATCCTGAGGTGAGCAAAGACGCTGCAGTGCAGGGCTCTCCGAAAAACGGCTGGACGAATGTGGCAGCCAGAAGACAACTGGCCATCGGCATCAACGAGGTCACCAAAGCTCTAGAGAGAAACGAGCTCAAACTGTTGCTGGTGTGCAAGTCTGTCAGGCCGAAACACATGACAGATCATCTTATCGCTCTAAGTGCAACAAGAGGTGTGCCGGCCTGCCAGGTGCCTCGACTGAGTCAGAGTTTGTCCGTGCCGCTTGGGCTGAAAAGTGTCCTCGCGCTGGGGTTCAGATGCTGCGCCTCCAAGGATGATGAGGCATTCACTGACACCGTTGAGGCCATTACGCCCAGAGTGCCCTCACCAGATGTCACCTGGCTAAAAGGTGCAGCACGGAGTGTTAAACCTGAAGTCTCTGTGGACCctgaagaggagcaggagggcgCTGGTGAAAAGAAGGGACAGAAAAGGAAACTAGAAAGTGATTCTGAGGTCACAGAGTCTGCCTCCCCCTGTACCCTGCAACCTCTCAAAGTCAAGAGAATAGTGGCTAATcctacaaagaaaagaaaaaggaaggcTAAGTCATAG
- the acbd7 gene encoding acyl-CoA-binding domain-containing protein 7: MSNQAEFEKLAEDVKNVKTRPTDQELLDLYGLYKQAIVGDINTERPGMLDLKGKAKWDAWNSRKGMSKEDAMTAYITLAKEIISKYGM; the protein is encoded by the exons ATGTCTAATCAG GCAGAGTTTGAGAAGTTGGCAGAGGACGTGAAGAATGTGAAGACTAGGCCTACGGACCAGGAGCTCCTTGACCTGTATGGCCTTTATAAACAAGCTATTGTGGGAGACATCAACACAG aaagacCAGGGATGCTGGACTTAAAGGGAAAAGCCAAGTGGGACGCCTGGAACTCCAGAAAAG GAATGTCTAAGGAAGATGCCATGACAGCCTACATTACACTTGCAAAGGAAATCATTAGCAAATATGGCATGTAA
- the nmt2 gene encoding glycylpeptide N-tetradecanoyltransferase 2, whose translation MMAEDSESAASQQSLELDDQDTCGIDGDNEEENEHMQGSPGGDLGAKRKKKKQKRKKEKPSSGGAKSDSASDSQEIKNPGLPIQKLQDIQRAMELLSCQGPAKSIDEATKHKYQFWDTQPVPKLNEVVTSHGPIEADKENIRQEPYSLPQGFMWDTLDLSCADVLKELYTLLNENYVEDDDNMFRFDYSPNFLKWALRPPGWLPQWHCGVRVSSNKKLVGFISAIPADIRIYDIVKRMVEINFLCVHKKLRSKRVAPVLIREITRRVNLEGIFQAVYTAGVVLPKPVSTCRYWHRSLNPRKLVEVKFSHLSRNMTLQRTMKLYRLPDSIKTLGLRPMERRDIPQVTELLQKYLRRFQLAPSMGEEEVAHWFLPQDNIIDTYVVEGAGGVLTDFASFYTLPSTVMHHPLHRSLKAAYSFYNVHTQTPLLDLMNDALILAKLKGFDVFNALDLMENKVFLEKLKFGIGDGNLQYYLYNWKCPSMDPDKVGLVLQ comes from the exons atgatGGCGGAGGACAGTGAATCCGCGGCCAGCCAGCAGAGCCTGGAGCTGGACGACCAGGACACCTGCGGCATAGACGGAGACAACGAAGAGGAGAATGAGCATATGCAAGG GAGTCCAGGTGGAGATCTGGGggcaaagaggaagaaaaagaaacagaagaggaagaaagagaagccCAGCTCAGGGGGGGCAAAGTCAGACTCTGCATCTGACTCCCAGGAGATCAAG AACCCAGGCTTGCCAATTCAAAAGCTGCAAGACATCCAAAGAGCCATGGAGCTGCTGTCCTGCCAGGGTCCAGCAAAGAGCATCGATGAGGCAACCAAGCACAAATACCAGTTCTGGGACACCCAGCCTGTGCCGAAACTAA ATGAGGTGGTGACGAGTCACGGGCCAATAGAGGCAGACAAGGAAAACATTAGACAGGAGCCATATTCCTTACCTCAAGGCTTTATGTGGGACACTCTCGATCTCAGCTGTGCAGATGTA CTGAAGGAGTTGTACACATTGTTGAATGAGAACTATGTGGAGGACGACGATAACATGTTCAGATTTGACTATTCACCAAACTTTCTAAAATG ggctcTGCGTCCACCTGGCTGGTTACCACAGTGGCATTGTGGAGTGAGAGTGTCCTCGAATAAGAAGCTTGTTGGCTTCATCAGTGCCATCCCTGCAGATATACGAATCTATGACAT AGTGAAGAGGATGGTTGAAATCAACTTTCTGTGTGTCCATAAGAAGCTTCGTTCAAAGCGTGTTGCTCCTGTGCTAATCAGAGAAATTACACGGAGGGTGAACTTGGAAGGAATATTTCAGGCAGTATACACAGCAGGAGTGGTGCTTCCTAAACCTGTGTCCACATGCAG GTATTGGCATCGTTCCTTGAATCCCAGAAAACTTGTGGAAGTGAAATTCTCTCACCTGAGCAGAAACATGACCCTGCAAAGAACCATGAAACTCTACAGACTACCAGAT AGCATCAAGACTCTGGGTTTGCGGCCGATGGAGAGGCGTGACATCCCACAGGTAACCGAGCTGCTGCAGAAATACCTGAGACGTTTCCAACTCGCACCTTCTATGGGAGAAGAGGAGGTGGCTCACTGGTTCCTGCCACAGGACAACATAATTGACACATATGTGGTAGAG GGAGCTGGTGGTGTACTGACAGATTTCGCTAGTTTCTACACTCTGCCCTCGACAGTGATGCATCACCCGCTTCACAGGAGCCTGAAGGCTGCTTACTCTTTTTACAACGTTCATACACAAACCCCACTACTGGATTTAATGAATGATGCACTGATCCTGGCCAAACTG aaAGGGTTTGATGTTTTCAATGCCTTGGATCTAATGGAGAATAAAGTGTTCCTGGAGAAACTCAAGTTTGGCATAGGAGATGGAAATCTGCAGTATTACCTCTACAACTGGAAATGTCCCTCAATGGACCCTGATAAG gtTGGCCTGGTTCTTCAGTAG